From one Culex quinquefasciatus strain JHB chromosome 3, VPISU_Cqui_1.0_pri_paternal, whole genome shotgun sequence genomic stretch:
- the LOC6040837 gene encoding splicing factor 3B subunit 6, with protein sequence MALAMQKRNNVRLPPEVNRVLYVRNLPYKITSDEMYDIFGKYGAIRQIRVGNTPETRGTAFVVYEDIFDAKNACDHLSGFNVCNRYLVVLYYQSTKAFKRLDVDKKQDELDAMKAKYNINSDDLRK encoded by the exons atgGCTCTAGCAATGCAAAAACGTAACAAC GTGCGGCTGCCGCCGGAGGTTAATCGTGTCCTCTACGTTCGTAACTTGCCCTACAAAATTACCTCCGACGAAATGTACGATATCTTTGGCAAGTACGGAGCCATTCGCCAGATTCGAGT GGGGAACACGCCGGAAACTCGCGGAACGGCCTTCGTGGTTTACGAGGACATTTTCGACGCAAAGAACGCCTGCGACCATCTGTCCGGATTCAACGTGTGCAACCGGTATCTGGTGGTGCTGTACTATCAATCGACGAAGGCGTTCAAGCGTCTGGATGTGGACAAGAAGCAGGACGAACTGGACGCCATGAAGGCCAAGTACAACATCAACTCGGACGATCTGCGGAAGTAG